The following proteins are co-located in the Pseudomonas fluorescens genome:
- a CDS encoding sensor histidine kinase — MSDSGRADALLADLPRDGRGRLKVFLGAAPGVGKTYAMLQAAHTQLRQGVRLVAGVVETHGRAETEALLSGLPQQPLLRSEYRGVMLEEMDLDGLLAAKPKLVLVDELAHSNAPGSRHEKRWQDIQELLAAGINVFTTVNVQHLESLNDQVRGITGVQVRETLPDWVLQEADELLLIDLPSRELLERLRDGKVYVPEQARAAIDAFFTQTNLMALRELAMQTAAAHVDDDLAQGYRQLGQAAPAVRGRLLVGIDGDAQAERLVRHASRVAQRRHLPWSLVHIDNGRARDEQSRLRLQNAQQLAERLGGEVVLLRAGEVAKTLIQHAAERRASLLLVGQSRMRWRRRLFGGGLAARLLRNARGLEINVLDSDDMPAPPRLPDVRGLVWFDYGLAVVATVVAAALAWAVASVLPLPNISLVFLAAVLLVGVRSSLGPSLVCAALSFLTYDFLFIPPSFSFAIQREEDVLTLLFFLLMAALTGNLAARQRRQLQALRDTQEETSELLDLSRKLTAATDRQAVISAAAHHLEGWSDLDLCLVNRDGQGGWKVETGSPLNLTESERAAADWAWQHDQPAGMGTGTLPFGRWWWWPLSGEEGPLGLLGVSPKPGLELSGQRRRLLTALSQPLAQALARAQLAQELESARLHGETEQLRSALLASVSHDLRTPLTSMRGSIDSLLALGEAIPLEDRRELLEGTRDEAERLDRYIQNLLDMTRLGHGALKLARDWVAPGDIVGSALGRLRAVLAPLQVKTDVPAELPLLYVHAALIEQALVNVLENAARFSPPQGRLEVTAGVADNQLFFAVADEGPGIPEDERAKIFDMFYTAARGDRGGQGTGLGLAICQGMVGAHGGRISVAEGIEGRGTCITLFLPLPTQPGLEREP, encoded by the coding sequence ATGAGCGACTCCGGCCGCGCCGATGCCCTGTTAGCCGACCTGCCACGGGACGGCCGTGGCCGGCTCAAAGTCTTTCTCGGCGCCGCGCCGGGTGTGGGCAAGACCTACGCCATGCTTCAGGCCGCGCACACCCAACTGCGCCAGGGCGTGCGCCTGGTCGCCGGGGTGGTTGAAACCCATGGCCGTGCCGAGACCGAAGCGTTGCTCAGCGGCCTGCCGCAACAACCGTTGCTGCGCAGTGAATACCGCGGTGTGATGCTCGAAGAAATGGACCTCGACGGCCTGCTCGCGGCCAAGCCCAAACTGGTGCTGGTCGACGAACTGGCCCACAGCAACGCTCCCGGCAGCCGCCATGAAAAACGTTGGCAAGACATTCAGGAGCTGCTCGCCGCCGGCATCAACGTGTTCACCACGGTCAACGTCCAGCACCTGGAGAGCCTCAATGACCAGGTGCGCGGCATCACCGGCGTGCAAGTGCGCGAAACCCTGCCGGACTGGGTGCTGCAAGAAGCTGACGAACTGTTGCTGATCGACCTGCCATCGCGCGAGCTGCTTGAACGCCTGCGCGACGGCAAGGTGTATGTACCGGAACAGGCTCGCGCGGCCATTGATGCGTTTTTCACCCAGACCAACCTCATGGCCTTGCGCGAGTTGGCCATGCAGACCGCCGCCGCCCACGTCGATGACGATTTGGCCCAGGGTTATCGGCAACTCGGCCAGGCCGCGCCGGCGGTCCGTGGCCGCTTGCTGGTCGGGATCGATGGCGATGCGCAGGCCGAGCGCCTGGTGCGCCACGCCAGCCGTGTCGCCCAGCGTCGGCATTTGCCGTGGAGCCTGGTGCATATCGATAACGGCCGTGCGCGGGATGAGCAATCGCGCCTGCGGTTGCAAAACGCGCAGCAACTCGCCGAGCGGCTTGGCGGGGAAGTGGTGCTGCTGCGGGCGGGGGAGGTGGCGAAGACACTGATTCAACATGCTGCCGAACGCCGCGCCAGCCTGCTATTGGTCGGGCAGTCGCGTATGCGCTGGCGGCGTCGTTTGTTCGGCGGCGGGCTGGCGGCGCGCCTGCTGCGCAATGCGCGTGGCTTGGAAATCAACGTCCTCGACAGCGATGACATGCCCGCGCCCCCACGCCTGCCGGATGTGCGTGGGTTGGTGTGGTTCGACTACGGCCTGGCGGTAGTCGCGACCGTGGTGGCGGCGGCGTTGGCCTGGGCGGTCGCCAGCGTGTTGCCGTTGCCGAATATCTCCCTGGTGTTTCTCGCGGCGGTATTGCTGGTCGGTGTGCGCAGCAGCCTCGGGCCGTCGCTGGTGTGCGCGGCGCTGTCGTTCCTGACCTATGACTTTCTGTTTATCCCGCCGAGTTTCTCCTTCGCTATCCAGCGTGAAGAGGACGTGTTGACCCTGCTGTTTTTCCTGCTGATGGCCGCGTTGACCGGCAACCTGGCCGCGCGCCAGCGTCGGCAGCTACAGGCCTTGCGGGATACTCAGGAAGAAACCAGCGAGCTGCTCGACCTGTCGCGCAAACTCACCGCCGCCACCGACCGCCAGGCGGTAATCAGTGCGGCGGCCCATCATTTGGAAGGCTGGAGCGATCTGGACCTGTGCCTGGTCAATCGCGACGGCCAGGGCGGCTGGAAGGTCGAGACGGGTTCGCCGTTGAACCTCACGGAATCCGAACGCGCCGCCGCCGACTGGGCCTGGCAGCATGATCAACCGGCCGGCATGGGCACCGGCACGTTGCCGTTTGGGCGCTGGTGGTGGTGGCCGCTGTCGGGTGAGGAGGGGCCCTTGGGCCTGCTCGGTGTGAGCCCCAAGCCGGGCCTGGAATTGAGCGGCCAACGCCGTCGCCTGCTGACGGCACTGAGCCAACCGTTGGCTCAGGCCTTGGCACGTGCGCAATTGGCACAGGAGCTGGAGTCCGCGCGCCTGCACGGCGAGACCGAGCAACTGCGCAGCGCCTTGCTGGCGTCGGTGTCCCACGATTTGCGCACACCGTTGACGTCCATGCGTGGCAGCATCGACAGCCTGTTGGCCCTCGGGGAGGCCATTCCCCTGGAAGATCGCCGCGAATTGCTCGAAGGCACTCGCGATGAAGCCGAGCGCCTGGACCGCTATATCCAGAACCTGTTGGACATGACGCGCCTGGGCCACGGCGCACTCAAGCTGGCGCGTGATTGGGTCGCGCCCGGTGATATCGTCGGCAGTGCACTGGGCCGTTTACGCGCGGTGCTGGCGCCGTTGCAGGTGAAAACCGACGTGCCGGCGGAGTTGCCGTTGCTGTACGTGCACGCCGCGTTGATCGAGCAAGCGCTGGTCAATGTGCTGGAAAACGCCGCGCGTTTCTCTCCGCCCCAGGGACGTTTGGAGGTGACTGCTGGTGTGGCGGACAACCAGCTGTTTTTTGCGGTGGCCGATGAGGGCCCCGGCATTCCCGAAGACGAGCGCGCGAAGATTTTCGATATGTTCTACACCGCCGCCCGCGGTGATCGTGGCGGGCAGGGCACCGGCCTGGGCCTGGCGATCTGCCAGGGCATGGTCGGCGCCCACGGTGGCCGTATCAGCGTCGCCGAGGGCATTGAAGGGCGGGGCACCTGCATCACTTTGTTCCTGCCATTGCCGACACAGCCTGGCCTGGAACGCGAGCCTTGA
- a CDS encoding response regulator — MSQTATILVIDDEPQIRKFLRISLASQGYKVIEAGTGNEGLAQAALSKPDLLVLDLGLPDMDGQQVLREFREWSTVPVLVLSVRASEVQKVEALDSGANDYVTKPFGIQEFLARVRALLRQAPAGEAQEAALSFGPLTVDLAYRRVLLDGVEVALTRKEYAVLAQLARHPGRVITQQQLLKDIWGPTHTEDSHYLRIVVGHLRQKLADDPTQPRFIVTEAGVGYRLLNA, encoded by the coding sequence ATGAGCCAGACCGCGACGATTTTAGTCATTGATGACGAACCGCAGATCCGCAAATTCTTGCGGATCAGCCTGGCCTCCCAGGGCTACAAGGTGATCGAGGCCGGCACCGGCAACGAAGGCCTGGCCCAAGCGGCATTGAGCAAACCGGATTTGCTGGTGCTCGACCTTGGCTTGCCCGACATGGACGGCCAGCAAGTGTTGCGCGAGTTTCGCGAGTGGTCGACGGTGCCGGTGTTGGTGCTGTCGGTGCGCGCCAGTGAAGTGCAGAAAGTCGAAGCCCTCGATAGCGGCGCCAATGACTACGTGACTAAACCCTTCGGGATCCAGGAGTTTCTCGCCCGCGTGCGCGCATTGCTGCGTCAGGCCCCGGCGGGAGAAGCCCAGGAAGCCGCCTTGAGTTTCGGCCCGTTGACGGTGGACCTGGCCTATCGCCGCGTGTTGCTGGACGGCGTCGAAGTCGCGCTGACCCGCAAGGAGTATGCGGTGCTGGCGCAATTGGCGCGGCATCCTGGGCGGGTGATTACCCAGCAGCAACTGCTCAAGGATATCTGGGGGCCGACTCACACCGAAGACAGCCACTATCTGCGCATCGTCGTCGGCCACTTGCGCCAGAAGCTCGCGGACGATCCGACTCAGCCGCGGTTTATTGTGACCGAGGCGGGTGTGGGGTATCGGTTGTTAAATGCCTGA
- a CDS encoding patatin-like phospholipase family protein, producing MKKRVALVLGSGGARGYAHIGVIEEIERRGYDIACIAGCSMGAVVGGIYAAGKLDEYRNWIESLDYLDVLRLVDVSFRLGAIRGEKVFGQIRKIVGEINIEELRIPYTAVATDLTNQQEIWFQEGCLHQAMRASAAIPSLFTPVMQGNRMLVDGGLLNPLPIVPVVSSHCDLIIAVNLNATNQKHYQLPVIQRPPAFKSRFNSLAKSLGSHLPFRRKQAEQLMKLEQEALQAQTAEINPWLESAEPESQQPAAAPEKAGAPKSATGSFIIDNVGPASLLDLINQSFEVMQTSLAQYKIAGYPPDVLINVPKRVCRFFEFYKAPELIALGREIARDTLDKYESEQG from the coding sequence ATGAAGAAACGTGTTGCCTTGGTGCTGGGCTCCGGCGGAGCCCGGGGTTACGCCCATATTGGCGTGATCGAGGAAATCGAACGGCGCGGCTATGACATCGCCTGTATCGCCGGTTGCTCGATGGGCGCAGTGGTAGGCGGGATCTATGCCGCCGGCAAGCTCGATGAATACCGAAACTGGATCGAAAGCCTCGACTACCTGGACGTGCTGCGCCTGGTGGACGTGAGTTTTCGCCTGGGGGCGATCCGCGGCGAGAAAGTCTTCGGGCAAATCCGCAAGATTGTCGGCGAGATCAATATCGAAGAGCTGCGCATTCCCTACACCGCCGTTGCCACTGACCTGACCAACCAACAGGAAATCTGGTTCCAGGAAGGCTGCCTGCACCAGGCCATGCGCGCTTCGGCGGCGATTCCCAGCCTGTTCACACCGGTCATGCAGGGCAACCGCATGCTGGTCGACGGTGGCCTGCTCAACCCGCTGCCGATTGTGCCGGTGGTGTCCAGCCATTGCGACTTGATCATCGCGGTCAACCTCAACGCCACCAACCAAAAACACTACCAACTGCCGGTGATCCAGCGCCCGCCGGCGTTCAAGAGCCGCTTCAACAGCTTGGCCAAATCATTGGGCTCACACCTGCCGTTTCGCCGCAAACAAGCCGAGCAGTTAATGAAGCTGGAGCAGGAGGCATTGCAGGCCCAGACCGCAGAAATCAACCCCTGGCTGGAGTCGGCCGAGCCCGAATCGCAACAACCCGCCGCCGCGCCGGAAAAAGCCGGGGCACCCAAATCGGCGACCGGCTCGTTCATCATCGACAACGTTGGCCCGGCGTCGCTGCTGGACCTGATCAACCAGAGCTTCGAGGTGATGCAAACATCACTGGCGCAGTACAAGATCGCCGGTTACCCGCCGGATGTGCTGATCAACGTGCCGAAGCGCGTGTGCCGGTTTTTCGAGTTCTACAAGGCGCCGGAGTTGATCGCCTTGGGCCGGGAAATCGCCAGGGATACGCTGGACAAGTATGAGAGTGAGCAGGGTTGA
- a CDS encoding CHAD domain-containing protein, which translates to MSALVDQLVAQVIGLEVGLLSCQARLAAVTDDEALHDLRTTVRRLRSLLRPLRGLPGVEQLELAAGTVGQMTTPLRDREVLAAYLHQHGHHDAADRRLRLQPDAYRHVAQSPELAHLLLILDAFPRFIRVSQHQKLLKGLRSSIEKRLGKQWHALDKALKDPNHDRHRLRLLIKRVRYAAEAYPALDKLPAKAMSRLKQAQGALGDWHDCWQWLAQAEHQPDLQPCVAIWHRTMAEAEGQADRVLDKLGADCF; encoded by the coding sequence ATGTCAGCTTTGGTTGATCAGTTAGTCGCTCAGGTCATTGGCCTGGAGGTAGGGTTACTGAGCTGCCAGGCTCGCCTCGCCGCCGTCACCGACGATGAAGCCTTGCACGACCTGCGCACCACCGTGCGGCGCCTGCGCAGTTTGCTGCGGCCTTTACGTGGCCTGCCGGGTGTCGAACAGCTTGAATTGGCCGCCGGCACGGTCGGCCAAATGACCACGCCGCTGCGCGACCGAGAGGTCCTGGCGGCGTATCTTCACCAGCACGGTCATCACGACGCTGCCGACCGACGCCTGCGCCTGCAACCCGATGCCTACCGCCACGTCGCGCAAAGCCCGGAACTGGCGCACCTGCTGCTGATCCTTGATGCCTTCCCACGTTTTATCCGCGTCTCCCAGCACCAGAAGCTGCTCAAAGGCCTGCGCTCGAGCATCGAAAAGCGGCTGGGCAAGCAATGGCACGCCCTCGATAAAGCCCTGAAAGACCCAAACCATGACCGTCATCGCCTGCGCTTGCTGATCAAGCGCGTACGCTACGCGGCCGAGGCCTACCCCGCGCTGGACAAACTCCCGGCCAAAGCGATGTCGCGCCTCAAGCAAGCGCAGGGCGCCCTGGGTGATTGGCACGATTGCTGGCAGTGGTTGGCCCAGGCCGAACATCAACCCGACTTGCAGCCGTGTGTTGCAATCTGGCATCGCACCATGGCCGAGGCTGAAGGGCAGGCGGATCGGGTGCTGGACAAGCTTGGCGCCGATTGTTTTTAA
- a CDS encoding acyl-CoA thioesterase, translating into MRFSDLLDAARSTPLDVTIPAEWAQGRATFGGLVAALQYEALRAQVPADRPLRSLAVTFVGPVAPQMPASYQVEVLREGKAVSQLLGRVVQNGEVATLVQASFGAARESQIDVASEAPPVFKHWDECQELPYIKGVTPEFMRHLAMRWSVGGLPFTGNKSRVMGGWVRLRGDVKEEPLTESHILALVDAWPPALLPHLSAPAPGSTLTWTIEFIQPLHELSTLDWCQYCVNIEHARDGYGHAAAALWSPTGELIAISRQTVVVFA; encoded by the coding sequence ATGCGTTTTAGTGATTTGCTCGACGCTGCCCGTAGTACCCCGCTGGACGTCACTATTCCCGCCGAATGGGCCCAGGGTCGCGCGACCTTTGGTGGCCTGGTCGCCGCCTTGCAATACGAAGCGCTGCGCGCTCAAGTACCGGCAGACCGGCCCTTACGCTCACTGGCTGTGACCTTCGTCGGTCCGGTCGCCCCGCAGATGCCTGCCAGTTATCAGGTTGAGGTCCTGCGCGAAGGCAAGGCTGTGAGTCAACTGCTCGGCCGTGTGGTGCAAAATGGCGAGGTTGCAACCCTGGTGCAGGCCAGCTTTGGCGCGGCACGCGAGTCGCAGATTGATGTGGCAAGCGAGGCCCCACCGGTGTTCAAACATTGGGATGAGTGCCAGGAGTTGCCTTACATCAAGGGTGTCACCCCCGAATTCATGCGGCACCTGGCAATGCGCTGGAGTGTCGGCGGACTGCCGTTTACCGGTAATAAATCGCGCGTCATGGGCGGCTGGGTGCGTTTGCGCGGGGACGTGAAGGAAGAGCCCCTCACCGAGTCGCACATCCTCGCCCTGGTCGATGCCTGGCCACCGGCCTTGCTGCCACACCTGTCCGCGCCGGCGCCCGGCAGCACGCTGACCTGGACCATCGAATTTATCCAGCCGCTACATGAGCTGAGCACCCTCGACTGGTGCCAGTACTGCGTCAACATCGAGCATGCCCGCGACGGCTATGGCCATGCCGCCGCCGCACTCTGGAGCCCGACCGGCGAGTTGATCGCCATCAGCCGCCAGACCGTGGTGGTCTTCGCCTGA
- a CDS encoding methyl-accepting chemotaxis protein — translation MGAWLSNISLKYKFWAVNAVAFITTLLLVLYAVQLEQQARSDASQASAQAQARLLGTWPADKALPEGEHWLTFARGQTPQLADQDLSALSTASGWVALNHLPLFGNNPLIGADVIARADGRQVAVLAYGQSLSQVFTERFANYAVAVLILMLAMLGASQLLIRFLLSQLNTLKDVMLHVEKTGDLSARVPLACKDEVGQMASAFNAMQAGYQRVVNTVARTARQLDEGAARLASSMNEVQHGMLGQQSETDQAATAINEMTATVHHIAQHAGATRDLSQTADTLAGSGREVVDRVQRSIAGLSTGVQQTAEMIQQLAEDSQKINGVVSVIHSIAEQTNLLALNAAIEAARAGEMGRGFAVVADEVRNLAKRVQTSTDEITRMVSALQSGTRDAVDFMQESSLKADDCVQQAQEAGAALAEITGAVAQMRESNTQIAVAAEQQSHVAEEMNRAVVSIRDVTENTVQQTVGSATTSNELATLAGELSKAIGQLKL, via the coding sequence ATGGGTGCCTGGCTTAGCAATATCTCGCTGAAATACAAATTCTGGGCGGTCAACGCGGTCGCTTTCATCACCACCTTGCTGCTGGTGCTGTACGCCGTGCAGCTCGAACAACAGGCACGCAGCGACGCGTCCCAAGCCTCGGCCCAGGCGCAGGCCCGATTGCTCGGCACCTGGCCGGCCGACAAGGCGCTGCCTGAAGGCGAGCATTGGTTGACGTTTGCCCGTGGCCAAACCCCGCAGTTGGCCGATCAGGACCTGTCAGCCCTGAGCACAGCCAGTGGCTGGGTCGCACTGAATCATCTGCCCTTGTTCGGGAACAACCCGCTGATCGGCGCTGACGTCATTGCGCGCGCCGATGGGCGACAGGTCGCCGTGCTGGCCTACGGGCAGAGCCTGAGCCAGGTATTCACCGAACGCTTCGCCAACTACGCCGTGGCGGTGCTGATCCTGATGCTGGCGATGCTTGGCGCCTCGCAGTTGCTGATCCGCTTCCTGCTCAGCCAACTCAATACCCTCAAGGACGTGATGCTGCACGTCGAGAAGACCGGCGATTTGTCGGCCCGCGTGCCGCTGGCCTGCAAAGACGAAGTCGGCCAAATGGCCAGTGCGTTCAACGCCATGCAAGCCGGCTACCAGCGAGTGGTCAACACCGTGGCGCGCACTGCGCGGCAGCTCGATGAAGGCGCCGCGCGCCTGGCCAGCAGCATGAACGAGGTGCAACACGGCATGCTCGGCCAGCAAAGCGAAACCGACCAGGCCGCCACCGCCATCAACGAAATGACCGCCACCGTCCACCATATCGCCCAACACGCCGGCGCCACCCGCGACCTGTCACAGACCGCCGATACCCTGGCGGGCAGCGGCCGGGAAGTGGTCGACCGGGTCCAGCGCTCGATTGCCGGGTTGTCCACCGGCGTGCAACAGACCGCCGAAATGATCCAGCAACTCGCCGAAGACAGCCAGAAAATCAACGGTGTCGTCAGTGTGATCCATAGCATCGCCGAACAGACCAACCTGCTCGCCCTCAACGCCGCCATCGAAGCCGCCCGGGCCGGGGAAATGGGCCGTGGTTTTGCCGTGGTCGCCGACGAAGTGCGCAACCTGGCCAAACGCGTGCAAACCTCCACAGACGAAATCACCCGCATGGTGTCAGCCCTGCAATCGGGCACCCGCGACGCCGTGGACTTCATGCAGGAAAGCTCACTCAAGGCCGACGACTGTGTGCAACAGGCCCAGGAAGCCGGCGCGGCGCTCGCCGAAATCACCGGTGCCGTGGCGCAGATGCGCGAAAGTAACACGCAGATTGCCGTCGCCGCCGAACAGCAGAGCCATGTTGCCGAAGAGATGAACCGCGCAGTGGTGAGCATTCGTGATGTGACCGAGAACACCGTGCAGCAGACCGTGGGCTCGGCCACCACCAGCAATGAACTGGCGACGCTGGCCGGGGAGTTGAGCAAGGCGATCGGGCAGTTGAAGTTGTAG
- a CDS encoding TatD family hydrolase, which yields MQLIDIGVNLTNPSFDERHQAVLDRAYAAGVEQLVLTGTSVDGSEQALELCVKLDESGQRLFSTAGIHPHSASDWNGDSAQRLRGLLSESRVRAVGECGLDFNRDFSPRPQQEKVLEEHLALAVELKLPVFLHERDANQRLLEILKGYRDHLTAAVVHCFTGEQHALFSYLDLDLHIGITGWICDERRGTHLHPLVREIPRGRLMLESDAPYLLPRTLRPKPKNGRNEPAYLPEVLREVALHRNETIEDLAEHSSACSRAFFGLPHIA from the coding sequence ATGCAACTCATTGATATCGGCGTCAACCTGACCAACCCCAGTTTCGACGAGAGGCACCAGGCCGTTCTCGACCGCGCCTATGCCGCCGGGGTGGAACAATTGGTGCTCACCGGCACCAGTGTGGATGGCAGCGAACAGGCCCTGGAGCTGTGCGTAAAACTTGATGAAAGCGGCCAACGCCTGTTCAGCACCGCCGGCATCCACCCGCACTCGGCCAGTGACTGGAACGGCGACAGTGCTCAGCGCCTGCGCGGTCTGCTCAGCGAAAGCCGGGTACGTGCAGTGGGTGAATGCGGGCTGGATTTCAACCGGGATTTCTCGCCGCGCCCTCAGCAGGAAAAAGTCCTCGAAGAACACTTGGCGCTGGCCGTCGAGCTGAAGTTGCCGGTGTTTCTTCACGAGCGTGACGCCAACCAGCGCCTGCTGGAAATTCTCAAGGGTTACCGCGACCACCTGACGGCTGCCGTGGTGCATTGCTTTACCGGCGAACAACACGCGTTGTTCAGCTACCTCGACCTCGATTTGCACATCGGCATCACCGGCTGGATCTGCGACGAGCGCCGTGGGACTCACCTGCATCCGCTGGTCAGGGAAATTCCCCGCGGCCGTCTGATGCTGGAAAGCGATGCGCCCTACCTTCTGCCGCGCACACTGCGCCCCAAGCCAAAAAATGGCCGCAACGAACCCGCCTACTTGCCCGAAGTGCTGCGTGAAGTCGCCCTGCACCGCAACGAAACCATCGAAGACCTGGCCGAACACAGCAGCGCATGCTCGCGCGCATTTTTTGGCTTGCCCCACATCGCCTGA
- a CDS encoding MltF family protein, with amino-acid sequence MIRPSALLVLCLTLLLPMAAVARLDGPLEVTKPGKVRDLAQIRSSRTLRVLVNQSRNSSGEVQGQAIGVEYHRLRAFEQYLNGHARDGEEINLKIIPKAKDQLLGALARGEGDLVAPGELLDVKAVHKISSSDPIATGVPLWLVGVKGERRFTKLEQLSGRTLALTTGSAAADAINQVNQKLALHKQPPVKVEWVDPTLAVEDVLEMVQAGIFHLTIVEKPIAERWSKILPKLRFDRQVAISEPGDEYWFVRQDASMLRASIDRFLKSYRTPSDQDVAFQRIYRRLYQVRNPLARADRQRLEKLRPVLQKHAREQGMDWLNLAALAFKESAFDPGARNSGGPTGLMQITPSAAQRVGVNNIESLDSNVQAGARYLAMIRRKFFASPKLNERERMAFVLAAYNMGPERVQGMRAEARRRGLNPNQWFFQVERIAMEQVGMGGVSYVNSVNKYYLAFDRERGSLEPSAPKIASRK; translated from the coding sequence ATGATCCGACCCTCGGCGTTGCTTGTGTTGTGCCTGACGTTACTGCTGCCCATGGCGGCGGTCGCACGTCTGGACGGCCCGCTGGAAGTGACCAAGCCTGGCAAGGTACGTGATCTGGCGCAAATTCGCTCCAGCCGCACCCTGCGTGTGTTGGTCAACCAGAGCCGCAACAGTTCCGGTGAAGTCCAGGGCCAGGCCATCGGTGTCGAATACCATCGCCTGCGGGCCTTTGAGCAATACCTGAACGGTCACGCCCGTGACGGTGAAGAAATCAACCTGAAGATTATTCCCAAGGCCAAGGACCAACTGCTCGGCGCGCTGGCCCGTGGCGAAGGTGACCTGGTCGCGCCGGGTGAATTGCTCGATGTGAAGGCCGTGCACAAAATCAGCAGCAGCGACCCGATTGCCACGGGTGTGCCGTTGTGGCTGGTGGGCGTGAAGGGCGAGCGGCGGTTTACCAAGCTGGAGCAACTGTCCGGGCGCACCCTGGCGCTGACCACCGGCAGTGCGGCGGCGGACGCGATCAACCAGGTCAACCAGAAACTGGCCCTGCACAAGCAGCCGCCGGTCAAGGTGGAATGGGTCGACCCGACATTGGCCGTGGAGGATGTTTTGGAGATGGTCCAGGCCGGGATCTTCCACCTCACCATTGTCGAGAAACCGATTGCCGAGCGTTGGTCGAAAATCCTGCCCAAGTTGCGCTTTGATCGGCAGGTGGCAATCAGCGAGCCGGGCGATGAGTACTGGTTCGTGCGCCAGGATGCCTCGATGCTGCGTGCCAGCATTGATCGGTTCCTCAAGTCTTATCGCACGCCTTCCGACCAGGACGTGGCGTTTCAGCGGATCTACCGACGCCTCTATCAAGTGCGTAACCCCCTGGCGCGCGCCGATCGCCAGCGTTTGGAAAAGCTGCGCCCGGTCCTGCAAAAACACGCCCGTGAGCAGGGTATGGACTGGTTGAACCTGGCGGCACTGGCGTTCAAGGAGTCGGCCTTTGACCCTGGCGCGCGCAACAGTGGCGGACCTACCGGCCTGATGCAGATCACGCCGTCGGCGGCGCAGCGCGTGGGCGTCAACAATATCGAGAGCCTCGACAGCAACGTGCAGGCTGGCGCGCGTTACCTGGCGATGATTCGCCGCAAATTCTTTGCCAGCCCAAAACTCAACGAGCGTGAACGCATGGCCTTTGTGCTGGCGGCTTACAACATGGGGCCAGAGCGTGTGCAAGGTATGCGTGCGGAGGCGCGCCGCCGAGGGTTGAACCCCAATCAGTGGTTCTTCCAGGTCGAACGTATTGCCATGGAGCAGGTGGGAATGGGTGGCGTCAGCTATGTTAATAGCGTGAACAAGTACTACTTGGCGTTTGATCGGGAGCGCGGGTCCCTGGAGCCGTCGGCGCCGAAGATCGCCTCGCGAAAATAA
- a CDS encoding DoxX family protein, whose amino-acid sequence MSPLINRVLSTRAGYGLTILRIFVGIIFAAHGSQKLFGWFGGYGLAGTAQYMESLGLTPGTLMAVLSGGTEFFAGLALIIGLLVRPAALGLTFLSLVAIFSVHIHNGLFMANNGYEFALALLGGALAVLLEGAGKLSVDRAIAN is encoded by the coding sequence ATGAGCCCACTGATCAACCGCGTCCTGTCCACCCGTGCCGGTTACGGCCTGACCATTCTGCGAATTTTCGTCGGTATCATTTTCGCGGCACACGGCTCGCAAAAACTTTTTGGCTGGTTTGGTGGCTACGGCCTGGCGGGTACTGCGCAGTACATGGAAAGCCTCGGCCTGACACCGGGTACCTTGATGGCGGTGCTGTCAGGCGGTACGGAGTTCTTCGCCGGGCTGGCATTGATCATTGGTTTGCTGGTGCGCCCAGCCGCGTTGGGCCTGACCTTCCTGTCGCTGGTAGCGATTTTTTCGGTGCACATCCACAACGGGCTGTTCATGGCCAACAACGGTTATGAGTTTGCATTGGCCTTGCTCGGCGGCGCGCTGGCGGTCTTGCTGGAAGGCGCTGGTAAACTGTCAGTCGACCGCGCCATTGCCAACTGA